Proteins from a single region of Sesamum indicum cultivar Zhongzhi No. 13 linkage group LG5, S_indicum_v1.0, whole genome shotgun sequence:
- the LOC105162023 gene encoding inositol oxygenase 2 gives MSVLVDKPQQAEEPKMESKGVFEAPQVNAFGQTFRDYTNVESERQKSVEEFYRQNHINQTVDFVKKMIEQYSKLDKTEMSIWECCELLNQVVDDSDPDLDEPQIQHLLQSAEAARKDYPNEDWLHLTALIHDLGKVLCLPSFGQLPQWAVVGDTFPVGCAFDESIVHHKYFKDNSDFNNPAYNTKNGIYQEGCGLDKVLMSWGHDEYMYLVAKKNGTTLPSAAMFIIRFHSFYPMHKAGAYTHLMNDEDKQNLEWLKKFNKYDLYSKSKVRIDVDKVKPYYISLIEKYFPAKLKW, from the exons CGGAAGAGCCCAAGATGGAATCAAAAGGAGTATTCGAAGCTCCGCAAGTCAATGCCTTCGGCCAAACATTTAG GGACTACACTAATGTCGAGAGCGAAAGGCAGAAGTCGGTCGAGGAATTCTACCGGCAGAATCATATTAACCAAACAGTAGACTTC GTGAAGAAGATGATAGAACAATACAGCAAATTGGACAAGACCGAAATGAGCATATGGGAATGCTGTGAGCTTTTGAACCAAGTCGTGGACGACAGTGATCCTGATTTGGATGAACCCCAGATTCAACACTTGCTCCAAAGTGCTGAGGCTGCCAGGAAAGACTATCCTAATGAAGATTGGCTGCATTTGACCGCCCTAATTCAtg ATCTTGGGAAAGTGCTTTGTCTCCCTAGCTTTGGGCAGCTCCCTCAATGGGCTGTCGTTG GTGATACATTTCCTGTCGGTTGTGCTTTCGATGAATCCATTGTTCATCATAAG TATTTCAAGGACAATTCTGATTTTAACAACCCTGCTTACAACACTAAGAATGGGATCTATCAAGAAGGATGTGGACTTGACAAGGTTCTCATGTCATGGGGCCACGACGAATACATGTACTTG GTGGCTAAGAAAAACGGAACAACTCTACCTTCAGCTGCAATGTTCATCATCCGTTTCCACTCATTTTATC CTATGCACAAGGCTGGAGCTTACACACACTTGATGAATGACGAGGATAAGCAAAATCTTGAATGGCTGAAGAAATtcaa caaGTATGATCTGTACAGTAAGAGCAAAGTTAGAATTGATGTTGATAAAGTGAAACCATACTATATCTCCCTCATTGAGAAG TACTTTCCCGCAAAGCTCAAATGGTAA